In a single window of the Thermoanaerobacterium sp. PSU-2 genome:
- the smc gene encoding chromosome segregation protein SMC — protein sequence MFLKKLEIIGFKSFADRVVLNFEKGITAIVGPNGSGKSNISDAVRLVLGEQSIKSLRGNKLEDVIFVGTENRKPLSFAEVTLTLDNSDHMLPLDFTEVVITRKIFRSGESEFYINKTQCRLKDVFELFMDTGIGRDGYSIIGQGKIDEILLSRPEDRRQIFEEASGISKYKYKKEEAQKKLVVTNENINRINDILLELQNQLEPLHEQKIKAETFLKLQEEKKRIDITIYCHDIDELFKKLNNFKSDYTVIEKNVLKLKTEIESKKNTLNEAESELESFKEQLDRKKQDYYNSINEIETLNGKIELLNEKVKNSEENIDRLKKSLEDSKNKSSLTSKEIGVINDSIKEIESKKQYFESELSILISRYESIKEESSLKQMEVESAKEDVVDILNEIAENNNILSKTEIMKNNLSEKLNDLVKTQNNLLNDIELKNHEINEIQNNIESLNSELVIFNDDKNLTEEKLKSLEDNIKIQNGKYEKTLNEYNSAIAKLRLLRDMDKEYEGYNHSIKNLMKYIEKNESLRKNVLGVVGELIDVRSEYSLAIEIALGSAIQDVITETTESAKDLISVLKKNNFGRATFLPLDNITYKPFDKSFNNCDGVIGLASDIIDYDKKIEKAIKFILGRVIVTKDLDTAISLSRKFKNQFKLVTLKGEVINPGGSITGGSVLKSQNILKRKEDIKLEDIKCNKLAKELKELKKHKDTLTKEMEKTKEKLDNIINNINIKAGILNDLMKNKSSLEMEIEKLSTIIKQSELEEKQIRDIINSYDKEINKYKDNISQLNQKKACLDKLIRDYKDNKDSSADVLNKLEVEITNLKIELAKYEQKLMNDVSKLNEKELEYSNITGSIIEIEKSIDKYENLKIMYEKDINRTNEKSEILNERLKKINEEIHEIERKIETKLKNINIDKEILDKLENEYSKEIEKKRLKELNIQKLEMEIENIKNKLWEDYEMTFNNAKANLINENILTLRQQLSKINASIKELGIVNLNAIEEYKNLKERYDFLKMQYDDLVEAKNSLNSIIDDANKIIKAKFKDNFNLIEAQFKETFKKLFGGGRAELMLTNPDDLLNTGIEINVQPPGKKLQNISLLSGGEKALVAISLLFAMILIRPTPFCILDEIDAALDDANVDRFASYLKDLSRESQFIVVTHRKGTMSVADTLYGVTMQEKGVSKLLSLKLESA from the coding sequence ATGTTTTTAAAGAAATTAGAGATAATAGGATTTAAGTCCTTTGCAGATAGAGTTGTATTGAATTTTGAAAAGGGAATTACAGCAATTGTTGGTCCAAACGGAAGTGGAAAAAGCAATATTTCAGATGCTGTAAGGCTTGTTTTAGGAGAACAAAGTATCAAAAGTTTAAGGGGAAATAAATTAGAAGATGTCATTTTTGTAGGCACAGAAAATAGAAAGCCGTTGAGTTTTGCGGAAGTTACGTTGACACTTGATAACAGTGATCACATGCTTCCACTGGATTTTACTGAGGTGGTAATAACCAGAAAAATATTTAGATCAGGTGAAAGCGAATTTTACATAAACAAGACGCAATGCAGATTAAAAGATGTATTTGAGCTGTTTATGGATACAGGAATAGGGCGAGATGGGTACTCTATCATTGGTCAAGGTAAAATCGATGAGATTTTACTGTCACGACCAGAAGATAGAAGGCAAATTTTTGAGGAAGCTTCTGGAATTTCAAAATACAAATATAAAAAGGAAGAGGCACAAAAAAAATTAGTTGTGACGAATGAAAATATAAATAGGATAAACGATATATTGCTGGAGCTTCAAAATCAATTGGAACCTCTGCATGAACAAAAAATAAAAGCAGAAACTTTCCTGAAATTACAGGAAGAAAAAAAACGCATTGATATAACAATTTATTGCCATGATATAGATGAGCTTTTTAAAAAGTTAAATAATTTTAAATCAGATTATACTGTGATTGAAAAGAATGTGTTGAAATTAAAAACAGAAATCGAAAGCAAAAAAAACACTTTAAATGAAGCGGAATCAGAGCTTGAAAGTTTCAAAGAGCAATTAGACAGAAAAAAACAAGATTATTATAATTCTATAAATGAGATAGAGACATTAAATGGAAAGATAGAACTTTTAAATGAAAAAGTAAAAAATAGTGAAGAAAATATAGACAGATTAAAAAAATCTCTTGAAGATAGTAAGAATAAATCATCTCTTACATCAAAAGAAATAGGTGTAATTAATGACAGCATAAAAGAGATTGAGTCAAAGAAACAATATTTTGAATCAGAATTAAGCATCCTTATTTCAAGGTATGAATCTATAAAAGAAGAGTCTAGTTTAAAACAAATGGAAGTTGAATCTGCAAAAGAAGACGTAGTTGACATTTTAAATGAGATTGCAGAGAATAATAACATTCTTTCAAAGACGGAAATAATGAAAAATAATTTATCCGAAAAATTAAATGATTTAGTTAAAACACAAAACAATCTGCTAAACGACATTGAACTTAAAAATCATGAAATAAACGAAATACAAAATAACATTGAAAGCCTTAATAGTGAATTAGTTATATTTAATGATGATAAAAATTTGACTGAAGAAAAATTAAAGTCATTAGAAGATAATATAAAGATTCAAAATGGGAAATATGAAAAAACATTAAATGAATACAACAGCGCGATAGCTAAGTTAAGGCTTCTAAGGGATATGGATAAAGAATATGAGGGATATAATCACAGCATTAAAAATTTGATGAAGTACATTGAGAAGAATGAGTCATTAAGAAAGAATGTATTAGGTGTAGTTGGAGAATTAATTGATGTAAGAAGTGAATATTCTTTAGCTATTGAGATAGCATTAGGTTCAGCAATTCAAGACGTTATAACGGAAACTACCGAAAGTGCTAAGGATCTCATATCTGTGCTTAAAAAGAATAATTTTGGTAGAGCGACATTTTTGCCACTTGACAATATAACGTACAAACCATTTGATAAATCATTTAATAACTGCGATGGAGTAATAGGATTGGCTTCTGATATTATTGATTACGATAAAAAAATTGAAAAAGCGATAAAATTTATTTTAGGAAGGGTAATAGTAACAAAGGATTTAGATACTGCTATTTCGCTAAGTAGAAAATTTAAAAATCAGTTTAAATTAGTGACATTAAAAGGTGAAGTCATTAATCCTGGTGGTTCTATAACTGGAGGAAGCGTCTTAAAGTCTCAAAATATATTGAAGCGGAAAGAAGATATTAAACTTGAAGATATAAAATGCAATAAATTGGCAAAAGAATTAAAAGAATTGAAAAAGCACAAAGATACTTTAACCAAAGAAATGGAAAAAACAAAAGAAAAATTGGATAATATAATAAATAACATTAATATTAAAGCAGGCATTTTAAATGACTTGATGAAAAATAAATCTTCTTTAGAGATGGAGATAGAAAAATTAAGCACGATTATAAAACAAAGTGAATTAGAAGAAAAACAGATAAGAGATATTATAAATAGCTATGACAAGGAAATTAATAAATACAAAGATAACATATCGCAACTTAATCAAAAAAAAGCTTGTTTAGACAAATTGATCAGAGATTATAAAGACAACAAAGATTCTAGTGCTGATGTTCTCAATAAGCTAGAGGTAGAAATAACTAATTTAAAAATTGAATTAGCAAAATATGAGCAAAAGTTGATGAATGATGTTTCGAAATTAAATGAAAAGGAGTTAGAATATAGCAACATTACTGGATCAATTATTGAGATAGAAAAAAGCATTGACAAGTATGAAAATTTAAAAATAATGTATGAAAAAGATATAAATAGAACTAATGAGAAAAGTGAAATTTTAAATGAAAGGCTTAAAAAGATTAACGAAGAAATACATGAAATAGAAAGAAAGATTGAGACAAAATTGAAAAACATAAATATAGATAAAGAAATATTGGATAAATTAGAAAATGAATATTCTAAAGAAATAGAAAAGAAACGATTAAAAGAATTGAATATTCAAAAACTTGAAATGGAAATTGAAAATATCAAAAATAAACTTTGGGAAGATTATGAGATGACTTTCAACAATGCAAAAGCGAATTTAATAAATGAAAATATTTTGACATTGAGGCAGCAGTTATCAAAAATTAATGCATCTATTAAAGAGTTAGGAATAGTCAATCTAAATGCAATAGAGGAATACAAAAATTTAAAAGAACGATACGATTTTCTGAAGATGCAATATGATGATTTGGTGGAAGCAAAGAATTCACTTAATTCAATTATTGATGATGCAAATAAGATTATAAAGGCCAAATTTAAAGATAATTTTAACTTAATCGAAGCACAATTTAAAGAAACATTTAAAAAATTGTTTGGCGGTGGGAGAGCAGAGTTAATGTTGACAAATCCTGATGATTTGCTTAATACGGGGATAGAAATAAATGTACAGCCTCCTGGGAAAAAGCTTCAAAACATTTCTCTCCTATCAGGTGGCGAAAAAGCATTAGTTGCAATATCATTGCTATTTGCTATGATATTAATAAGACCGACACCTTTTTGTATACTCGATGAAATAGATGCTGCGCTAGACGATGCAAATGTGGATAGATTTGCATCTTACTTGAAAGACCTTTCACGTGAATCACAGTTTATAGTTGTGACTCACAGAAAAGGTACCATGTCAGTTGCTGACACATTATATGGAGTAACTATGCAGGAAAAAGGTGTTTCAAAGTTATTATCGTTAAAATTAGAAAGTGCTTAG
- a CDS encoding stage V sporulation protein S, with protein MEVLKVSAKSQPKSVAGALAAVLRDKSVAEIQAVGAGAVNQAVKAIAIARGFVAPNGIDLIAIPAFSEIEIEGETRTAIKFIVEPR; from the coding sequence GTGGAGGTTCTAAAAGTATCAGCTAAATCTCAACCTAAATCTGTAGCAGGTGCATTGGCGGCTGTATTGAGAGACAAGTCTGTAGCTGAGATACAGGCTGTCGGAGCGGGAGCCGTAAATCAGGCTGTTAAAGCTATAGCAATAGCAAGAGGATTTGTGGCCCCTAATGGTATAGATTTAATTGCTATACCAGCTTTTTCAGAGATAGAAATAGAAGGGGAGACCCGAACAGCAATAAAGTTCATAGTAGAACCAAGATAA
- a CDS encoding radical SAM protein, which yields MKDIYIIPIFVPHLGCPHKCVFCNQDEITGLKSEVNEEYVERTIEDYLKTIPKYAHVEVSFYGGSFTGIPLEIQKNFLSIAQKYLASGNIDAIRLSTRPDYIDEIILDNLKRYDVSIIELGVQSLDNEVLLRSHRGHSIDDVYRASRLIKAYGFTLGLQIMVGLPGDTRQKTLKTADEIISLKPAFVRIYPTLVLKGTYLEKMYKNGVYMPISLEDAVEISKELYIKFKKNHIDVIRIGLQATDAINVNRDVVAGPFHPAFGELVKSSIYKDVVKHLFQNNDIKECTVFIYVNPRSVSALIGNKKRNKIYLESEFGVKINIVQLEDVKEDSVLLEYDGHVFKKSIEDYINESTI from the coding sequence ATGAAAGATATCTACATTATACCGATTTTTGTTCCACATTTAGGATGTCCTCATAAATGTGTTTTTTGCAATCAAGACGAAATAACTGGTTTGAAATCGGAAGTAAATGAGGAATACGTAGAAAGAACTATCGAAGATTATTTGAAGACTATTCCGAAATATGCTCACGTTGAGGTTTCCTTTTATGGTGGAAGCTTTACCGGAATACCATTAGAGATACAAAAGAATTTTTTGTCGATTGCACAAAAATATTTGGCTTCAGGAAACATAGATGCAATTCGATTGTCTACCAGACCTGATTATATAGATGAGATTATTCTTGACAATTTAAAAAGGTATGATGTTTCGATCATAGAACTGGGAGTACAAAGCCTGGATAATGAAGTGCTATTAAGGAGCCATAGAGGTCATAGCATTGATGATGTTTATAGAGCATCAAGGCTTATAAAAGCATATGGATTTACATTAGGGCTACAGATTATGGTAGGATTGCCGGGTGATACTAGACAAAAAACATTAAAAACAGCGGATGAGATAATTTCATTGAAACCTGCGTTTGTAAGGATTTATCCTACTCTCGTTTTGAAAGGCACTTATTTAGAAAAAATGTATAAAAATGGGGTGTATATGCCTATTAGTTTGGAAGATGCTGTGGAGATTTCAAAAGAATTGTACATCAAATTTAAGAAAAACCATATAGATGTAATTAGAATAGGACTACAAGCAACAGATGCGATAAACGTAAATAGAGATGTAGTAGCTGGTCCGTTTCATCCAGCGTTTGGAGAGTTAGTAAAGTCGTCTATTTATAAAGATGTTGTTAAACATCTTTTTCAAAATAACGATATTAAAGAATGTACGGTGTTTATTTATGTCAATCCTCGTTCGGTTTCAGCTTTAATTGGAAACAAAAAAAGAAATAAGATTTACTTAGAATCGGAATTTGGCGTAAAAATTAATATAGTTCAGCTTGAAGATGTTAAAGAAGACAGCGTGCTTTTAGAATATGACGGACATGTATTTAAAAAATCAATAGAAGATTACATAAATGAGTCCACTATATGA
- the rnc gene encoding ribonuclease III yields the protein MELSDRYENLEKNIGYTFNNKKLLKNALTHSSWANESKNFLSSNERLEFLGDSVLSIVISEYLYKNRTDLEEGYLSKYRAEIVCEPSLARCAREIEIGKYLNIGRGEEMTGGRNRDSILADAMEALIAAVYLDSDLKTVSEVVLRLFEKIINEVLSGLIYRDYKTKLQEVTQKMGSERVNYKLIDEYGPDHNKMFVIEVFVGENRLGRGKGRSKKEAEQYAAMEALSKMGLI from the coding sequence AGTTAAGCGATAGATATGAAAATTTAGAGAAAAATATCGGTTATACTTTTAATAATAAAAAATTGCTTAAAAATGCTTTAACACATAGTTCATGGGCAAATGAAAGCAAAAACTTTCTAAGCAGCAATGAAAGATTGGAGTTTTTAGGCGATTCTGTCTTAAGCATCGTAATAAGTGAATACTTATATAAAAATAGGACTGATTTGGAAGAAGGCTATTTGTCAAAGTATAGAGCCGAAATAGTCTGTGAGCCTTCACTTGCGCGATGTGCAAGAGAGATAGAGATTGGCAAGTATTTAAATATAGGTAGAGGTGAAGAGATGACAGGTGGCCGCAATAGGGATTCTATCCTTGCAGATGCGATGGAAGCTTTAATAGCGGCAGTCTACTTGGATTCAGATCTTAAAACAGTAAGTGAAGTTGTATTAAGGCTCTTTGAGAAAATTATAAACGAAGTTTTAAGTGGATTAATATATCGGGATTATAAAACAAAGTTGCAAGAAGTAACACAAAAAATGGGCTCAGAAAGAGTGAATTATAAACTAATAGATGAATATGGGCCTGATCACAATAAGATGTTTGTGATAGAAGTTTTTGTCGGTGAAAATAGACTTGGTAGAGGAAAGGGAAGAAGTAAAAAAGAAGCTGAGCAATATGCAGCCATGGAGGCTTTAAGCAAGATGGGGTTAATATGA